The segment cccataccttgattttttggctattgctacaaatatacctgtgctacctaagactggttttgtggtccagggtcacatattttgattAGAATACTTTGATTAAATGAAACATTGTCTTTTTTTATCTCATTTTGACACTCAAACCTCTCTCCACATGCAGGTGCTGACTCCTTCGACTACAAGGCTTTCTTCGCCAAGGTTGGCCTGTCCGCCAAGTCCGCCGATGAGGTCAAGAAGGCTTTCGCCATCATTGACCAGGACAACAGCGGCTTCATTGAGGAGGATGAACTGAAGTGAGACTCAGAATAAATCATTCACACCAAATATTGTAAAACAGTGGCATTTGCAGGGTTAATAACAGACCTGTGCTCTTCCTGTAGGCTGTTCCTGCAGAACTTCAAGGCCGGTGCCAGGGCTCTGACCGACAAAGAGACCAAGGCCTTCCTGTCTGCTGGTGACAGTGATGGTGATGGCAAGATTGGAGCTGAAGGTATGTGGAAAAAAAGCATTTTGACACCATTTTACACCACTGATAAGATCTAGACAGGAAGTCAAGAAAAGGAAGTCTAGTGGAGCTTGCCGTTTTTGGTATATAGATGTAATGGAGAAACTCCAGAAGTTATCACAGAGGAAACTGAAGGAAAATGGCCTGGAA is part of the Garra rufa chromosome 1, GarRuf1.0, whole genome shotgun sequence genome and harbors:
- the pvalb1 gene encoding parvalbumin 1, whose protein sequence is MAVAAMLAAADVDAAIAACQGADSFDYKAFFAKVGLSAKSADEVKKAFAIIDQDNSGFIEEDELKLFLQNFKAGARALTDKETKAFLSAGDSDGDGKIGAEEFAALVKA